From Algoriphagus sp. NG3, the proteins below share one genomic window:
- a CDS encoding DinB family protein produces MTLREISTLFERDIAKLKSEIDAYTKEENLWKVESNIANSAGNLCLHLIGNMTHFVGKEMGGLEYVRDRDFEFAGKHVPKAELISGIEKLQKTVTASLEGMGEEMLEKDYPLEVFGSKMTHGFFLIHLFGHFSYHLGQINYHRRLLDK; encoded by the coding sequence ATGACTTTAAGAGAAATCAGTACACTTTTTGAGCGGGATATAGCCAAATTGAAATCGGAAATCGACGCTTATACGAAGGAGGAAAACCTCTGGAAAGTAGAGTCCAATATTGCCAATTCTGCAGGAAATCTATGCCTGCATCTTATAGGAAACATGACTCATTTTGTGGGAAAAGAAATGGGTGGGTTGGAATACGTCCGGGATCGGGACTTTGAATTTGCCGGAAAGCATGTCCCTAAAGCAGAATTGATTTCAGGTATAGAAAAACTACAAAAAACAGTAACCGCTAGTCTGGAAGGAATGGGAGAGGAGATGCTGGAAAAGGATTATCCGCTTGAAGTATTCGGGTCAAAAATGACGCATGGCTTCTTCCTAATCCATTTATTCGGGCATTTCAGCTACCATCTGGGCCAGATCAATTATCACAGGAGATTGCTGGATAAGTGA
- a CDS encoding peptidase domain-containing ABC transporter: protein MKVKENITPLKRFFNLLKEEKEQVYSIYFYAILNGLVALSLPLGIQAILNFVLGGRITTSWVVLVLIVAVGIAFGGFLQISQLQITEKIQQRIFAKSGLSLAYRIPKMKSENLHGSYAPEIVNRFFDTVNLQKGISKILVEYTTALILVVFGLILLSFYHATFILFGIVLVIILLAIFYFTSPKGMSTALKESTYKYDTAYWLEEIARTLNTFKLAGGNSRLPILRADKLLTRYVEFRERHFSVLILQYKVLIGFKVLIVSSLLIAGSLLLINEQISIGQFVAAEVVILMVVNAVEKLILSLETVYDTLVAVEKLGQVMDLELEDHDNHGKDVTAETTGIKLEMQKVIFQPRDVTKPIVNGVSITIPAGSKTIITGRSGSGKSAVLALLSGIYETFLGKIKINDLSLEMIHLDKYRSVVGDCMEVQQIFHGSISENILVGRKIDPSQLDFLIELVGLKDFIYQLPDDKETVLLPEGRGLPRKKAQAIILARSLVGHPKALILENALQHLDPDIKTKVMKYLFEGSWTLVMVTQDEEVIRNANQVIVMDKGQVIFEGDYPGYQSFIKSNK from the coding sequence ATGAAAGTTAAAGAAAACATCACCCCCCTAAAGCGGTTTTTTAATTTGCTCAAAGAGGAGAAGGAACAAGTGTATTCCATATATTTTTATGCAATTTTAAATGGATTGGTAGCCTTATCACTTCCTTTAGGAATCCAGGCAATCCTAAATTTCGTGCTAGGAGGGAGGATAACCACTTCATGGGTGGTATTGGTTTTAATTGTTGCAGTAGGGATTGCTTTTGGAGGTTTTCTTCAGATTTCGCAATTACAGATTACTGAGAAAATCCAGCAGAGAATCTTTGCCAAATCCGGCCTTTCCCTTGCGTATAGAATACCCAAAATGAAATCTGAAAATCTTCATGGTTCATATGCTCCGGAAATTGTCAATAGATTTTTCGATACGGTCAATTTGCAGAAAGGGATCTCAAAGATTTTGGTTGAATATACCACCGCTTTGATTTTAGTTGTTTTCGGGTTGATTCTGCTTTCATTTTACCACGCCACATTCATTCTGTTTGGTATAGTACTGGTAATCATTCTCTTGGCGATATTTTACTTCACGAGCCCTAAGGGAATGTCCACAGCCCTTAAAGAGTCAACTTATAAATATGATACGGCATATTGGCTTGAAGAAATTGCAAGAACATTGAACACCTTCAAGCTGGCAGGAGGAAACTCCAGATTACCGATTCTTCGGGCAGACAAACTTCTTACCCGATATGTGGAGTTCAGAGAACGGCACTTTTCTGTGTTGATTTTACAATACAAAGTGCTGATAGGTTTTAAGGTTCTCATTGTATCAAGCCTTTTGATTGCCGGGAGTTTATTGCTGATCAATGAGCAGATAAGTATAGGGCAATTTGTGGCTGCCGAGGTAGTTATTTTGATGGTAGTTAATGCAGTGGAAAAATTAATTCTGTCCCTGGAAACAGTTTATGACACACTGGTAGCGGTAGAAAAGTTAGGACAAGTGATGGACTTGGAATTGGAAGACCATGATAATCATGGCAAAGACGTCACTGCCGAAACCACAGGTATCAAGCTGGAAATGCAAAAAGTAATCTTCCAGCCCAGAGATGTCACAAAACCTATAGTTAACGGGGTTTCTATTACTATTCCCGCAGGTTCCAAAACAATCATCACAGGACGAAGTGGAAGTGGTAAAAGCGCCGTACTGGCTCTTCTGTCTGGAATATATGAAACTTTTCTGGGCAAAATCAAAATTAACGACCTCTCCCTGGAAATGATACACCTGGACAAATACAGAAGTGTAGTAGGGGATTGCATGGAGGTACAGCAAATATTCCACGGAAGCATTTCGGAAAACATCTTGGTTGGACGGAAAATTGACCCCAGCCAGTTGGACTTCCTCATCGAGCTGGTAGGTCTAAAGGATTTTATCTATCAGCTGCCGGACGACAAGGAAACTGTGCTGTTACCTGAGGGAAGAGGTTTGCCAAGAAAGAAGGCCCAGGCAATAATCCTGGCAAGGTCACTGGTGGGTCATCCAAAAGCACTCATCCTGGAAAATGCCCTTCAGCACCTAGATCCAGATATCAAAACCAAGGTAATGAAGTATTTATTTGAAGGTAGCTGGACTTTGGTCATGGTGACCCAAGATGAAGAGGTGATCAGGAACGCCAATCAAGTGATAGTAATGGATAAAGGCCAAGTGATCTTCGAAGGAGACTACCCAGGCTATCAGAGTTTTATTAAATCCAATAAGTAA
- a CDS encoding DUF1330 domain-containing protein, which produces MAAYVIVEVDISDPEKYNAYKELTPATVLAFGGRFVLRGQPVTVLEGEWNHERLVMLKFPTKEKAEAWYNSEGYQHAKSVRSEAAKANFLLIES; this is translated from the coding sequence ATGGCAGCGTATGTAATAGTAGAGGTGGATATTTCCGACCCCGAAAAGTATAATGCTTATAAAGAATTGACACCTGCTACTGTTTTGGCCTTCGGTGGCAGATTTGTACTCCGAGGGCAGCCGGTTACTGTATTGGAGGGTGAATGGAATCATGAACGATTGGTCATGCTGAAATTCCCAACTAAAGAAAAAGCGGAAGCCTGGTATAATTCTGAAGGATATCAGCATGCCAAATCCGTAAGGTCTGAGGCCGCCAAGGCAAATTTCCTGCTGATCGAATCCTAA
- a CDS encoding BCCT family transporter — translation MAHKFSFFQFNIRPWVFWPPFILLILAVFSSVFFPSVFIDTMRALQQSVLKNFSLGFSWVSFGMAILAAAVLFSPLGKYKIGGEKAVPRLSRISWFAIVLCTTIAVGILFWGSAEPLSHFLFPPDFKDFEPTSEAARSFALGALYFHWGFTPYAIYAVPALVFALMYYSGQNQFSLGIMLRPIIGRSPHSFWETGLDMISLFALVTGMAAALGAGILSLSGGFLAFFPEANPTLLTGLITLVILITFIISSSTGIEKGIKNLSLFNLAFFLLVAVLFVFLGEKMKIVDSIFTGFDQYFSNFTDLSLQLTGGGSSWTYDWSTFNFAMWMAWAPMTALFLGKIAVGRTVREFMIVNWFLPALFCLFWMGIFGGTTLDLAMLNPEKYSDLFLNSGPESIVYQVFGDLGYFKVFGQVYILGIFVSYVTAADSSTDALASISMKKVGVDPFHTDNNLKVTWGVLIGFLSWIMITYSGVDGVRILSVIGGLPALFFLLLVSISLFMIFLSPKKYIKDQ, via the coding sequence ATGGCTCATAAATTTTCATTCTTTCAGTTCAATATCCGGCCTTGGGTATTTTGGCCTCCGTTTATTCTTTTGATCCTTGCGGTGTTTTCCAGTGTTTTTTTTCCTTCCGTGTTTATCGATACCATGAGGGCACTACAACAAAGCGTACTCAAGAATTTCTCCTTGGGGTTTAGCTGGGTTTCTTTTGGTATGGCTATTCTAGCCGCTGCCGTGCTTTTTTCTCCTTTGGGAAAATATAAAATCGGTGGGGAAAAGGCGGTACCGCGTTTATCCAGGATTAGCTGGTTCGCTATTGTGCTCTGTACAACTATCGCAGTGGGCATTCTGTTTTGGGGTAGTGCAGAACCTCTCTCCCATTTTCTTTTCCCACCGGATTTCAAGGATTTTGAACCTACCTCAGAAGCCGCCAGATCCTTCGCCTTGGGAGCTTTGTATTTTCATTGGGGGTTTACTCCTTATGCCATCTATGCTGTTCCGGCTTTGGTATTTGCTTTGATGTACTATTCGGGACAAAATCAATTTAGTCTTGGAATCATGCTTCGTCCTATAATCGGGAGATCACCCCATTCTTTTTGGGAGACCGGTCTGGACATGATCAGCCTTTTCGCACTGGTCACAGGGATGGCAGCGGCCTTAGGCGCGGGGATTTTAAGTCTATCGGGTGGTTTTCTTGCATTTTTTCCAGAAGCCAACCCCACCCTGCTGACTGGGCTGATCACCCTGGTCATCCTGATCACCTTTATCATATCCTCCTCTACCGGGATAGAAAAGGGAATCAAAAACCTTTCTCTTTTCAACCTGGCATTTTTTCTACTTGTAGCTGTTCTTTTTGTATTCTTAGGCGAAAAGATGAAAATAGTGGACTCGATTTTTACTGGTTTTGATCAGTATTTTTCAAATTTTACAGACTTGAGTTTACAACTTACAGGGGGAGGAAGTAGCTGGACCTATGACTGGTCCACCTTCAATTTTGCCATGTGGATGGCTTGGGCTCCTATGACTGCCTTATTCTTGGGGAAAATAGCTGTGGGAAGGACAGTAAGGGAATTTATGATCGTAAACTGGTTCTTGCCCGCATTGTTTTGTCTCTTTTGGATGGGGATTTTTGGGGGTACCACTTTGGATTTAGCAATGCTCAATCCTGAAAAATACAGTGATTTATTTCTTAATTCAGGGCCAGAATCCATCGTATATCAAGTGTTTGGGGACTTGGGGTATTTCAAGGTGTTTGGACAGGTTTATATTCTGGGAATATTTGTTTCTTATGTGACTGCGGCTGATTCGAGTACAGATGCCCTTGCGAGTATCAGTATGAAGAAAGTAGGTGTTGATCCCTTTCATACGGACAATAATCTCAAAGTTACCTGGGGTGTGCTTATTGGTTTTTTGTCCTGGATAATGATAACCTATTCTGGCGTGGATGGAGTGCGGATATTATCAGTAATCGGCGGACTTCCGGCCTTGTTTTTCTTGCTTCTTGTATCCATTAGCCTTTTCATGATCTTTTTGTCTCCGAAAAAATATATCAAGGATCAATAG
- a CDS encoding DUF4920 domain-containing protein yields MKPTHIVFALGIMLCTACQNQKNSQAVDSITTDSIATDSIPGNYGASLEQTGIVSPAEMLMTVEKEGDFEGKITGEIKEVCTKKGCWITMDLPNGETMRVTFKDYGFFVPTTSKGYPVILEGIAVLTETDVETLQHYAEDEGKSKEEVEKITEPKREITFEAVAVVIQDKA; encoded by the coding sequence ATGAAACCAACACATATAGTTTTCGCATTGGGCATTATGCTTTGCACTGCCTGCCAAAATCAGAAAAACTCCCAAGCAGTGGATAGTATCACGACTGATTCCATTGCTACCGATAGCATTCCTGGAAACTATGGAGCTAGTCTTGAGCAGACTGGAATTGTATCTCCTGCTGAGATGCTGATGACTGTGGAAAAAGAAGGGGATTTTGAAGGTAAAATCACAGGAGAAATCAAAGAAGTGTGTACCAAAAAGGGATGCTGGATCACCATGGATCTTCCAAATGGAGAAACCATGCGGGTTACCTTCAAGGATTACGGCTTTTTTGTACCGACTACCTCAAAGGGATATCCGGTAATTCTAGAAGGAATAGCTGTATTGACAGAAACAGACGTGGAAACCTTACAACACTATGCCGAAGATGAAGGCAAGAGTAAAGAAGAGGTGGAAAAAATCACTGAGCCCAAGCGGGAGATTACTTTTGAAGCAGTGGCGGTGGTGATCCAAGATAAAGCGTAA
- a CDS encoding DUF983 domain-containing protein codes for MSKKSGLQAVLGAKCPHCREGNMFPVHVYSFRKLTQVNKLCSVCGSNFHTEPDFFYGAMYISYAFSVALVITSMVALSVLLEKPALWMYLTTVGLANVILLPLMLRYSKVLYLYVLGKMKYRGY; via the coding sequence ATGAGTAAGAAAAGTGGGCTCCAAGCCGTCCTAGGTGCAAAATGCCCTCATTGCCGTGAAGGAAATATGTTTCCAGTACACGTATATAGTTTCCGCAAGCTTACCCAAGTCAATAAGTTGTGTTCAGTCTGTGGATCTAATTTTCACACAGAGCCTGACTTTTTCTATGGGGCAATGTATATCAGTTATGCCTTTTCAGTTGCATTGGTGATTACCAGTATGGTTGCTTTGAGTGTGCTGCTGGAAAAGCCAGCATTGTGGATGTACCTTACTACAGTAGGTTTGGCTAATGTGATTTTACTGCCCTTAATGCTTCGGTATTCCAAAGTCCTTTACCTATATGTTTTAGGGAAAATGAAATATCGGGGCTATTGA
- a CDS encoding TolC family protein, with translation MKKTLIAFLFIACNWNIQAQEADTLTYETYLEWVQAFHPLSAQADILLTMGDMEVRTARGSFDPLLYGNLDKKSYDEKIYYDKREAGISIPTWAGVELNGAFEQNTGQYLNPERSVPAGGLLSAGASVNLGQGLILDDRRAGLRKAQIYQESTETDRIRMLNELYLQATNAYWNWALAFENRTLLEEGVELAETRFRGVKSSYEQGDFPAIDTVEAATILLNREYSLQNAENELFIRTQELNNFLWDEEGNPIVLGLQIVPEDLFSSETFILNEEELRTLVGDHPELRLVDFELASLEVDRRLKAQQIIPVVKLKYNFLSEEFNQFDQAGFYENNYKWGLSVYTPLMWRKARGETRLAEAKINFKENSRDLKGLELRTKLENELNNWNTLNAQIVTYTRNVAALDMLLQGELRRFEIGESSLFLVNSREVSVFSSRLTLNELLSKRKIAFAKSRYAAGVGFE, from the coding sequence ATGAAAAAAACGCTCATTGCTTTCTTATTTATAGCCTGTAACTGGAATATACAAGCGCAGGAAGCTGATACCTTGACCTATGAGACCTATTTGGAATGGGTGCAGGCTTTTCATCCACTGTCAGCTCAGGCAGATATATTGCTGACAATGGGGGATATGGAAGTCCGTACAGCTAGGGGTAGTTTTGATCCTTTACTGTATGGTAATCTTGATAAGAAAAGTTACGACGAAAAGATTTATTATGACAAACGGGAAGCAGGCATATCTATTCCTACCTGGGCTGGAGTAGAACTGAATGGCGCATTTGAACAGAATACTGGACAATACCTTAATCCTGAAAGGTCTGTCCCAGCAGGAGGTCTGTTATCAGCTGGAGCATCCGTCAATTTAGGTCAAGGCTTGATACTTGATGATAGAAGGGCCGGTCTGAGAAAAGCGCAGATATATCAGGAATCTACCGAAACTGACCGAATTCGGATGCTAAATGAGCTATACCTCCAGGCTACCAATGCCTACTGGAATTGGGCATTGGCTTTTGAAAACAGAACTTTGTTGGAAGAAGGTGTCGAACTCGCTGAGACCAGGTTCAGAGGAGTTAAATCAAGCTATGAGCAAGGCGATTTTCCTGCGATAGATACGGTGGAAGCAGCAACTATCCTTTTGAACAGGGAATACAGTTTACAGAACGCCGAAAACGAACTGTTCATCCGGACACAAGAACTCAATAATTTTCTTTGGGATGAAGAAGGCAACCCAATTGTTCTTGGTTTACAGATTGTTCCCGAAGATCTGTTTTCTTCCGAAACTTTCATCCTAAACGAGGAGGAGCTTCGAACATTGGTTGGTGATCATCCTGAACTGAGGTTGGTTGACTTTGAACTGGCTAGTCTGGAAGTGGACAGGAGGCTCAAGGCACAGCAGATCATACCTGTGGTAAAATTAAAATATAATTTTCTTTCTGAGGAATTCAACCAGTTTGACCAAGCCGGATTCTACGAAAACAATTACAAATGGGGGTTGTCGGTATATACGCCCTTGATGTGGCGAAAAGCTAGGGGAGAAACCAGGCTGGCGGAAGCAAAAATCAATTTCAAAGAAAATAGCAGAGATCTAAAAGGGCTTGAACTTCGTACTAAACTAGAAAATGAACTTAATAACTGGAATACTCTTAATGCCCAAATTGTCACCTACACCAGGAATGTTGCAGCCCTTGACATGCTGCTACAAGGTGAATTAAGACGATTCGAGATTGGAGAAAGCAGCTTGTTCCTTGTTAATAGCCGGGAAGTTTCGGTTTTTAGCTCAAGGCTTACTTTAAATGAATTACTTTCCAAGCGGAAGATAGCCTTTGCAAAATCAAGGTATGCTGCAGGGGTAGGATTTGAATAA
- a CDS encoding HlyD family secretion protein, with translation MLNISKNKINDRSHFDNAESLKMTVASEQKKKRVRILFVSCCVVFLFLFVPWTQYIRAKGYVTMLQPQHRAQTIHSVLAGRIEKWYVDEGAYVSKGDTILSISEVKDEYFDSLLLPRTQRQVEAKNLSALSYKEKVKALESQIEALKRNNVLRKEQGRNKLQMAELQVESDSIRFEQAKVNYEIGVKQLGRAEKLYEEGLRSLTDLETRRLKFQEVQASVISAENSLLSSRNSLISARLELDAIDNDFRDKLAKAESDMYTAQSSQFDAEGSASKLENQYSNYEARTGFRHVLAPQNGFIASAIQVGLGETIKEGDPIVNIVPSSGKLAVEMYISPVDLPLMEEGKKVRFIFDGWPAIVFSGWPRLSNGTFGGVIVAIDKFAGRSNQYRVLVAQDPEELPWPEALRVGSGADGIALLNDVPVWYEIWRQLNGFPADYYTRLQKEEIAKGEK, from the coding sequence ATGCTGAACATCTCTAAAAACAAAATCAATGACAGAAGTCATTTTGATAATGCGGAGAGCCTTAAAATGACTGTGGCAAGTGAGCAAAAGAAAAAAAGGGTCAGAATTCTTTTTGTGTCTTGTTGCGTAGTATTTCTTTTTCTCTTTGTACCCTGGACCCAATATATAAGGGCAAAGGGCTATGTGACGATGCTTCAGCCCCAGCACAGGGCACAGACCATCCATTCGGTGCTTGCCGGGAGGATAGAGAAGTGGTATGTGGATGAAGGAGCATACGTAAGCAAAGGAGACACTATCCTGAGTATATCTGAGGTAAAAGATGAGTATTTTGACTCCTTACTATTGCCCCGGACCCAACGTCAAGTAGAGGCAAAAAATCTCTCGGCCTTATCGTATAAAGAAAAAGTAAAGGCTCTTGAAAGCCAGATTGAAGCATTAAAACGGAACAATGTTCTTCGCAAGGAACAAGGCAGAAATAAGCTTCAGATGGCCGAACTCCAGGTAGAATCCGATAGTATCCGGTTTGAACAAGCCAAAGTAAATTACGAAATAGGCGTAAAGCAGTTGGGAAGGGCAGAAAAATTATATGAAGAAGGTTTACGCTCATTGACAGACCTGGAAACCAGAAGGTTGAAATTTCAAGAGGTTCAGGCAAGCGTTATAAGTGCTGAGAACAGCTTGCTCAGTAGTAGAAACTCCCTAATATCAGCACGGTTGGAATTGGATGCCATTGACAACGACTTCAGGGATAAATTGGCAAAAGCAGAGTCTGATATGTACACAGCTCAATCCAGCCAGTTTGATGCTGAAGGATCAGCATCCAAGCTGGAAAACCAGTATTCCAATTACGAAGCCCGAACTGGTTTCAGACATGTACTGGCTCCGCAGAATGGTTTTATAGCTTCGGCAATTCAGGTAGGATTGGGTGAAACGATCAAAGAAGGAGATCCAATTGTAAACATTGTCCCTTCCAGTGGGAAGCTGGCAGTAGAAATGTATATTTCCCCGGTAGATTTACCATTGATGGAAGAAGGCAAAAAAGTACGGTTCATATTTGACGGATGGCCGGCGATAGTTTTCTCGGGATGGCCGCGTCTCTCCAACGGAACATTTGGTGGGGTAATAGTAGCGATTGATAAGTTCGCAGGAAGATCAAACCAATACAGAGTGCTGGTAGCTCAGGATCCAGAAGAATTACCATGGCCGGAGGCTTTGCGGGTAGGTTCAGGTGCAGACGGAATAGCGCTGCTTAATGATGTGCCTGTCTGGTATGAAATCTGGCGGCAGCTGAATGGTTTCCCGGCTGATTACTACACAAGGCTCCAAAAGGAGGAAATAGCTAAAGGAGAGAAATGA
- a CDS encoding helix-turn-helix transcriptional regulator, translated as MKIGHKLKKSRESKRLSQQEVSDRLGISQKTLSNIESNKSQPTVAQLAFMGEIYEMDMLKLLSENGIHLSPRNLTEADKEL; from the coding sequence ATGAAAATCGGACATAAATTGAAAAAATCCAGAGAATCCAAAAGACTAAGCCAGCAGGAAGTATCGGATCGCTTAGGAATTTCCCAAAAAACACTATCCAATATAGAAAGCAACAAATCCCAGCCGACTGTTGCACAACTTGCTTTCATGGGAGAGATTTATGAGATGGATATGCTGAAACTATTATCCGAGAATGGAATACATTTATCCCCCCGCAATCTCACTGAGGCCGATAAAGAATTATAA
- a CDS encoding TetR/AcrR family transcriptional regulator, with protein MENLLTNMKMEVHDKLYLKEPFSSELGGSIVQEGAALVRDLGMEHFTFKKLAMHIGVTEAAVYRYFENKHMLLLYLTAWYWAWMEVNFVYSTANLTDKKSRLSIALKLMVNGPIFTKNIHLNPDDLRSIVVNESLKGYLTKTVDAEHENGVFAQIYSFGERISELIFEINPSYPYPKTLAYTVMESSLLHAFNAKHLPGMTEQSLDSGNCLVFFEELIVKAISNES; from the coding sequence ATGGAGAATCTGTTAACAAATATGAAGATGGAGGTTCACGATAAGCTCTATCTTAAAGAACCATTTAGCTCTGAACTGGGAGGTTCCATTGTTCAGGAAGGAGCCGCTTTGGTGCGGGATTTAGGTATGGAGCACTTTACGTTTAAAAAACTTGCAATGCATATTGGTGTGACAGAAGCTGCCGTTTATAGGTATTTTGAAAATAAACACATGTTATTACTCTATCTTACAGCATGGTATTGGGCGTGGATGGAAGTCAATTTTGTTTATTCCACTGCTAATCTGACAGATAAGAAGTCCCGTCTGTCCATTGCCTTGAAGTTGATGGTGAATGGGCCTATCTTTACCAAGAATATTCATTTAAACCCGGATGATTTACGAAGTATTGTAGTAAATGAATCCTTAAAAGGTTATTTGACCAAAACTGTTGACGCTGAGCATGAAAATGGTGTTTTCGCTCAGATTTATAGTTTCGGGGAGAGAATTTCCGAGTTGATTTTTGAAATAAACCCGTCTTATCCTTATCCAAAAACCTTGGCTTACACGGTGATGGAGTCGAGCTTACTTCATGCTTTCAATGCAAAGCATTTACCAGGTATGACAGAACAATCTCTAGATTCAGGCAACTGTTTGGTCTTTTTTGAAGAATTAATCGTAAAGGCAATTTCCAATGAAAGTTAA
- the serA gene encoding phosphoglycerate dehydrogenase, with protein MPHSTKFIIDFDSTFTQVEALDILGEISLLNDPEKEVKLKAIKDITDKGMEGNVTFRDSLIQRIDILKANKSQIDDLIAALKKKVSKSFERNKEFLQDNAANIYIVSNGFKDFIIPIVADYGILSANVFANEFVYDESDNIVDFNRDNPLSQNNGKAETIKKINLEGEIYVIGDGYTDYEIKKSGLANKFYAFTENVNRPKVTKEADHIAPSLDEILYVNNLNTKFSYPKSRIKVLLLENVHQIGVDLLKEEGYDVEVVGSAMSEEELCEKIKNVSIIGIRSKTNITRKVLENANRLIAVGAFCIGTNQIDLEACQEKGIAVFNAPFSNTRSVVEMAIAEIIFLMRGFADKTAALHQSKWDKSATGSFEIRGKKLGIIGYGNIGAQLSVLAENMGMNVFYYDVIEKLALGNATKVDSLDKLLSTCDVITLHVDGRKENENILDQSKIALMKKGAILLNLSRGHVVEIPALRDAILSGHLAGCAVDVFPEEPKNNSEPLESELIGLPNTILTPHIGGSTLEAQENIARFVPGKIMEYINTGNTYNSVNFPNIQLPFLQNAHRLIHIHTNEPGVLAKINQILANFEINIVGQYLKTNEKIGYVITDIDKAYSSEAIDALKLIPGTIRFRVLY; from the coding sequence ATGCCTCATTCTACAAAGTTCATCATTGATTTTGACAGCACGTTTACACAGGTGGAAGCCTTGGATATCCTTGGCGAAATCAGTCTCCTCAATGATCCTGAAAAAGAAGTAAAACTCAAGGCCATCAAAGATATCACGGACAAAGGAATGGAGGGCAATGTTACTTTTCGTGACAGTTTGATCCAGCGAATTGATATCCTGAAGGCCAACAAATCCCAGATTGATGACTTGATCGCTGCGTTGAAAAAGAAGGTCTCTAAATCCTTTGAGCGGAATAAGGAATTCCTTCAGGACAATGCGGCTAATATTTACATAGTATCCAATGGTTTCAAGGATTTCATTATTCCTATCGTTGCAGACTATGGCATCTTGTCGGCAAATGTTTTTGCTAATGAGTTTGTTTATGACGAATCAGACAACATTGTTGATTTCAACCGGGATAACCCGCTTTCGCAGAATAACGGAAAGGCTGAAACCATCAAAAAAATCAACTTGGAAGGTGAAATCTATGTGATCGGCGATGGCTATACAGATTATGAGATCAAGAAATCCGGACTGGCCAATAAGTTCTATGCATTTACTGAAAATGTAAACCGTCCCAAAGTAACCAAAGAGGCAGATCATATAGCACCGAGTTTGGATGAAATCCTTTATGTCAACAACTTGAACACAAAATTCTCTTACCCGAAAAGCAGGATCAAAGTTTTGCTCCTTGAAAATGTTCACCAGATAGGTGTCGATTTGCTCAAAGAAGAAGGTTACGATGTAGAAGTCGTAGGCTCTGCCATGTCTGAGGAAGAACTCTGCGAAAAGATCAAGAACGTCTCTATTATTGGTATCCGTTCCAAAACTAACATTACTCGTAAAGTCTTGGAAAATGCGAACAGACTTATAGCTGTTGGAGCTTTTTGTATTGGTACTAATCAGATTGACTTGGAAGCTTGCCAGGAGAAAGGCATTGCGGTATTCAATGCGCCTTTTAGCAATACACGATCTGTGGTAGAAATGGCCATTGCTGAGATCATTTTTCTGATGAGGGGTTTTGCGGATAAAACTGCCGCCCTGCACCAGAGCAAATGGGACAAATCGGCAACTGGAAGCTTTGAGATCAGAGGCAAAAAGCTGGGGATCATTGGCTACGGAAATATTGGCGCCCAACTTTCTGTTTTGGCAGAAAACATGGGTATGAATGTATTCTACTACGATGTTATTGAGAAGTTGGCCCTGGGCAATGCCACTAAGGTAGATTCCTTGGATAAGCTTCTCAGTACCTGTGACGTGATCACTCTCCATGTCGATGGTAGAAAGGAGAACGAAAATATCTTAGACCAATCCAAAATCGCCTTGATGAAAAAGGGTGCGATCCTGCTCAATCTAAGCCGCGGCCATGTGGTGGAGATCCCAGCTCTAAGAGACGCCATCCTTTCCGGTCATCTTGCCGGATGCGCGGTGGACGTGTTTCCCGAAGAACCTAAAAACAACTCCGAACCTTTGGAGTCGGAGCTCATCGGGCTTCCAAATACAATCTTGACCCCACATATTGGTGGTAGTACCTTAGAGGCGCAGGAGAATATTGCCCGGTTTGTGCCGGGCAAAATCATGGAATACATCAATACGGGCAATACGTATAACTCCGTAAACTTCCCTAATATCCAGTTACCGTTCTTGCAAAATGCGCATCGACTGATCCATATTCACACGAATGAGCCTGGGGTATTGGCCAAAATCAACCAGATCCTGGCAAACTTCGAGATCAATATCGTAGGGCAGTACCTGAAGACCAACGAGAAAATCGGATATGTGATTACTGATATCGACAAGGCATACTCAAGTGAAGCTATCGATGCGTTGAAGCTAATACCGGGGACTATACGATTTAGGGTTCTTTATTAG